A stretch of Myceligenerans xiligouense DNA encodes these proteins:
- a CDS encoding MSMEG_1061 family FMN-dependent PPOX-type flavoprotein, whose amino-acid sequence MTAAATSRRGTRIMSVTELEGIVGQAIPPARDKVRTALHAIDREFLAAASLGFVATAAPDGHLDVSPKGDPAGSLAVALDDHTIGVPERPGNRRADGFHNLLADPRVGLIFVVPGRGDTLRVNGTARIVRDAPWFADLQVRNHVPVIGLEVEIAEVFYHCSKAFLRSKAWDPESWEPDAVPRRAVISKALERKHDSLADLDAYYGPRYAEKIYD is encoded by the coding sequence ATGACTGCTGCTGCGACCTCTCGCCGGGGTACCCGGATCATGTCCGTCACGGAACTGGAGGGCATCGTCGGCCAGGCGATCCCCCCGGCGCGTGACAAGGTGCGTACCGCCCTGCACGCGATCGACCGGGAATTTCTCGCGGCGGCGTCGCTCGGCTTCGTCGCCACCGCCGCCCCCGACGGCCACCTCGACGTGTCACCCAAGGGCGACCCGGCGGGATCGCTCGCCGTCGCGCTCGACGACCACACCATCGGTGTCCCCGAGCGGCCCGGCAACCGCCGCGCGGACGGTTTCCACAACCTGCTCGCCGATCCACGTGTCGGGCTGATCTTCGTCGTCCCGGGCCGTGGCGACACCTTGCGGGTCAACGGCACCGCGCGCATCGTGCGTGACGCGCCCTGGTTCGCGGACCTCCAGGTCCGCAACCATGTGCCCGTGATCGGCCTCGAGGTCGAGATCGCCGAGGTGTTCTACCACTGCTCCAAGGCGTTCCTCCGGTCGAAGGCGTGGGACCCGGAGTCGTGGGAGCCCGACGCCGTTCCGCGCCGCGCGGTCATCTCGAAGGCACTCGAGCGCAAGCACGATTCCCTCGCAGACCTGGACGCCTACTACGGCCCGAGGTACGCGGAGAAGATCTACGACTGA
- a CDS encoding response regulator, whose protein sequence is MIRVLVADDHPVVRSGLVGMLTVEADLEVVAEASDGAQAVALAAELTPDVVLMDLRMPVLDGVGATSRIRATGGPPRVVVLTTYDTDADILRAVEAGATGYLLKDTPRADLVAGIRAAARGETVLAPRVATRLVSSVRTDRLTPREIEVLALVASGRSNAEIGARLFITEATVKTHLIRVFAKLDVQDRTAAVWVAREQGWLG, encoded by the coding sequence ATGATCCGGGTGCTGGTGGCGGACGACCATCCCGTGGTGCGCTCAGGGCTGGTGGGCATGCTGACCGTCGAAGCCGACCTCGAGGTGGTCGCCGAGGCGAGTGACGGCGCCCAGGCGGTCGCTCTGGCCGCCGAGCTGACGCCCGACGTCGTCCTCATGGATCTCCGGATGCCGGTGCTCGACGGCGTCGGCGCCACGAGCCGGATCCGCGCGACAGGCGGCCCGCCGCGTGTCGTGGTCCTGACCACCTATGACACCGATGCCGACATCCTGCGCGCCGTCGAGGCAGGGGCCACGGGCTACCTGCTCAAGGACACCCCGCGTGCGGACCTGGTCGCCGGGATCCGCGCGGCGGCACGGGGCGAGACGGTGCTGGCGCCCCGTGTGGCCACACGCCTGGTGTCCTCCGTCCGGACGGACCGGCTCACCCCGCGCGAGATCGAGGTACTGGCCCTGGTGGCGAGCGGCCGTTCCAACGCGGAGATCGGCGCCCGGCTGTTCATCACGGAGGCCACCGTGAAGACGCACCTGATCCGCGTCTTCGCCAAGCTGGACGTCCAGGACCGCACCGCCGCCGTCTGGGTCGCCCGAGAACAAGGCTGGCTCGGCTGA
- a CDS encoding sensor histidine kinase — translation MTGDAASRTATAAGHAVPPPAVGDDLPPAPGGPYAAWDRIVVWWDVAFVAILVLTAIQIAVEGTHGRDLLLSCTAIALIGLAYAIWGRRAARSRNQSTAAAYLVVLVLGTGAALTGSGSASLLLFVAFAHCWMLLERRRWSVAASTALAVTAVLGILAREGFTPGLVTTVPAQMAVILVFAVGLGMWVAWTMRRGEEHARLVDELRAAQDALARSHHAAGVEAERARIAREIHDTLAQGFTSVVMQAQAASAVLDADGPESARDRLHLIEETARDNLAEARALVAAFAPAPLKEKSLAEALGRLVTRFGEETGLQAWFVADGVLGLPPSAEVVLLRVAQEGLANVRRHAAASTVEVRLACADDAVLLEVSDDGRGLPGDFGLGADEGFGLSGMRERVATAGGSLSIGPGETGGTLVAVWLPLGDTEEPGAGAGAGAGAGAGAGAGAGGGGNAGGRSG, via the coding sequence ATGACGGGTGACGCGGCGAGCCGCACGGCGACGGCCGCCGGGCATGCCGTCCCGCCGCCGGCCGTCGGGGACGACCTGCCGCCGGCGCCCGGCGGGCCGTACGCCGCCTGGGACCGGATCGTCGTGTGGTGGGACGTCGCGTTCGTCGCGATCCTGGTCCTCACCGCGATCCAGATCGCCGTCGAGGGCACGCACGGACGTGACCTGCTGCTGTCCTGCACGGCGATCGCCCTCATCGGCCTCGCGTACGCGATCTGGGGGCGGCGTGCCGCACGCTCACGGAACCAGTCGACCGCCGCGGCCTACCTCGTCGTCCTCGTGCTCGGCACCGGAGCCGCGCTCACGGGTTCCGGCAGTGCCTCCCTTCTGCTGTTCGTGGCGTTCGCGCACTGCTGGATGCTTCTCGAGCGGCGGCGGTGGTCCGTCGCCGCCAGCACGGCGCTCGCGGTGACGGCGGTGCTGGGAATCCTGGCCCGTGAGGGGTTCACGCCGGGCCTGGTAACCACGGTCCCGGCGCAGATGGCGGTGATCCTCGTGTTCGCCGTCGGGCTGGGCATGTGGGTCGCGTGGACGATGCGGCGCGGTGAGGAGCACGCGCGACTCGTCGACGAGCTCCGCGCCGCCCAGGACGCCCTGGCCCGGTCGCACCACGCCGCGGGGGTGGAGGCGGAACGGGCACGCATCGCCCGGGAGATCCACGACACGCTCGCGCAGGGATTCACGAGCGTCGTCATGCAGGCGCAGGCGGCCTCGGCGGTGCTGGACGCCGACGGTCCCGAGTCGGCACGCGATCGGCTCCACCTGATCGAGGAGACGGCACGTGACAACCTCGCCGAGGCCAGGGCGCTGGTCGCGGCGTTCGCGCCGGCACCGTTGAAGGAGAAGTCGCTGGCCGAGGCGCTCGGCCGCCTCGTGACCCGGTTCGGCGAGGAGACCGGCCTGCAGGCGTGGTTCGTCGCCGACGGCGTGCTGGGCCTGCCCCCGTCGGCCGAGGTGGTGCTGCTGCGGGTGGCGCAGGAGGGTCTCGCGAACGTGCGGCGTCATGCGGCCGCGAGCACGGTCGAGGTCCGCCTGGCGTGTGCGGACGACGCGGTGCTGCTCGAGGTGTCCGACGACGGACGCGGGCTCCCCGGAGACTTCGGACTGGGGGCCGACGAGGGGTTCGGGCTGTCCGGCATGCGCGAACGTGTCGCGACGGCCGGAGGTAGCCTGTCGATCGGCCCGGGCGAGACGGGCGGAACACTCGTGGCGGTGTGGCTGCCGTTGGGGGATACCGAGGAACCTGGGGCCGGAGCCGGAGCCGGAGCCGGAGCCGGAGCCGGAGCCGGAGCCGGAGCCGGCGGCGGCGGTAACGCGGGAGGGCGGAGCGGATGA
- a CDS encoding ABC transporter permease, with protein MTSSTHDTGRTAPARSLPLPGTVSLALVRTRVEMLGFLRERDAMIFIFAYPLIMMTIFAAVFGGQEQVFDIAAGQMEISFAQYFLPGMVATGIMLSSFQTVAISIAVERDDGTLKRLRATPLPVLSYFLGKVGQVLLVSVVQMTALIALAVLAFDVPMPEGDRWWTFAWVFVLGTATGTVTGVAFSGVPRSGRSASAVVTPVVLVLQFISGVFFPYPALPEWMQQVAQVFPLKWMAQGMRSVFLPDEFAAVESTGEWQYPLIAAVLGAWLILGLVVGVRTFRWRRRDDG; from the coding sequence ATGACCAGCAGCACCCACGACACCGGCCGGACGGCCCCGGCCCGGTCCCTCCCGCTCCCCGGCACCGTCAGCCTCGCCCTGGTGCGAACCCGCGTCGAGATGCTCGGCTTCCTGCGTGAACGCGACGCGATGATCTTCATCTTCGCCTACCCGCTGATCATGATGACGATCTTCGCCGCCGTGTTCGGCGGCCAGGAGCAGGTGTTCGACATCGCGGCAGGGCAGATGGAGATCAGCTTCGCCCAGTACTTCCTGCCCGGCATGGTCGCCACCGGAATCATGCTGTCCAGCTTCCAGACCGTCGCGATCTCGATCGCCGTCGAACGCGACGACGGCACGCTCAAGCGCCTGCGCGCCACGCCGCTCCCGGTGCTCTCCTACTTCCTCGGCAAGGTGGGCCAGGTACTCCTGGTCTCGGTCGTGCAGATGACCGCGCTGATCGCGCTGGCCGTGCTCGCGTTCGACGTCCCGATGCCGGAGGGCGACCGCTGGTGGACCTTCGCCTGGGTGTTCGTGCTCGGGACCGCCACGGGTACGGTCACCGGGGTGGCGTTCTCAGGAGTACCGCGGTCCGGGCGGTCGGCCTCGGCGGTGGTGACACCGGTCGTCCTGGTGCTCCAGTTCATCTCCGGCGTCTTCTTCCCCTATCCCGCACTGCCGGAGTGGATGCAACAGGTCGCACAGGTCTTCCCGCTCAAGTGGATGGCCCAGGGCATGCGGTCGGTGTTCCTGCCCGACGAGTTCGCGGCCGTCGAGAGCACAGGCGAGTGGCAGTACCCCCTGATCGCCGCCGTCCTGGGAGCGTGGCTGATCCTGGGACTCGTGGTCGGCGTGCGGACGTTCCGCTGGCGGAGGCGAGATGACGGGTGA
- a CDS encoding ABC transporter ATP-binding protein, with protein sequence MRTDHSSARGIAPERPPAAAVSVRGLRRSYRSRGPGGVRDVAAVDGLDLDVRRGEIFALLGPNGAGKTTTIEILEGFRDRDAGEVSVLGEDPARAGRAWRTRIGVVHQDSRDLGELTVGEMVGATARYYPGPRPPAEVIEAVGLTEHVRKRARALSGGQRRRLDVALGIVGRPELLFLDEPTTGFDPQARRSFWDLVTGLRDDGATILLTTHYLEEAAYLADRVVVIDRGRIVAAGPPDALGGPDARTPLVTWLDGDERQFLRTERPTEAVARLARDVAAPGGEIPGLTVTRPTLEDVYLDLIGDGRSTTGSNAEEQR encoded by the coding sequence ATGCGAACCGACCACTCATCGGCCCGGGGAATCGCCCCGGAGCGACCTCCCGCCGCGGCCGTCAGCGTCCGCGGGCTGCGCAGGAGCTACCGCTCGCGCGGCCCGGGCGGCGTCCGGGACGTCGCCGCCGTCGACGGCCTCGACCTCGATGTCCGGCGTGGTGAGATCTTCGCGCTCCTCGGTCCCAACGGCGCCGGGAAGACCACCACCATCGAGATCCTGGAGGGTTTCCGGGACCGCGACGCAGGCGAGGTGTCCGTACTCGGCGAGGACCCCGCGCGAGCCGGCCGCGCGTGGCGGACGCGGATCGGGGTCGTCCACCAGGACTCGCGTGATCTCGGCGAGCTGACCGTCGGCGAGATGGTCGGCGCCACCGCGCGGTACTACCCAGGGCCGCGGCCCCCCGCCGAGGTGATCGAGGCCGTGGGCCTCACCGAGCACGTACGCAAGCGGGCGCGCGCCCTGTCCGGCGGTCAGCGGCGACGCCTCGACGTCGCGCTCGGGATCGTCGGCCGGCCGGAGCTCCTCTTCCTCGACGAGCCCACGACCGGCTTCGACCCGCAGGCGCGGCGCTCGTTCTGGGACCTCGTGACCGGCCTGCGCGACGACGGCGCCACGATCCTGCTGACCACCCACTACCTGGAGGAGGCGGCCTACCTGGCCGACCGGGTGGTGGTCATCGACCGCGGGCGGATCGTCGCCGCCGGCCCGCCGGACGCTCTCGGCGGACCGGACGCGCGCACACCGCTGGTCACCTGGCTCGACGGCGACGAACGGCAGTTCCTGCGCACCGAACGACCGACGGAGGCGGTCGCCCGGCTCGCGCGAGACGTCGCGGCTCCAGGCGGTGAGATCCCAGGGCTCACCGTCACCCGGCCCACCCTGGAGGACGTCTATCTCGACCTCATCGGTGACGGCCGATCCACCACGGGATCGAACGCGGAGGAGCAGCGATGA
- the ileS gene encoding isoleucine--tRNA ligase: MADSARYPLHRGDDNVAASPDLPALEREVLDHWEVDGTFQASIDQRDAGENGENEFVFYDGPPFANGLPHYGHLLTGYAKDVVPRYQTMRGKRVERRFGWDTHGLPAELEAMSQLGIKTKDEIVELGIDKFNEACRSSVMKYTDEWRAYVTRQARWVDFEHDYKTLDPTFMESVIWAFKSLYDKGLIYEDFRVLPYCWNDQTPLSNHELRMDDDVYQNRQDPAVTVGFDVTTVPDAAASAGVRPGDKLLIWTTTPWTLPSNLLVMVGPDIDYVVVESAGTRSVVAEARLAAYARELVEEGAEEARVVARLTGRDLLGVAYTPPFSYYVGRERAHRVVEADFVTTTDGTGLVHSAGAFGEDDKIVCDREGVESVMPVGADGRFTHPVDEYAGLQVFDANSPIIDHLKARTRGGADDEAGAVTAGTVLVRRESYDHSYPHCWRCRQPLMYMGVSSWFVEVTKFKDRMVELNKDITWVPEHIQEGQFGKWLSNARDWSITRNRFWGSPVPVWKSDDPAYPRIDVYGSFEELERDFGRLPRDPANPDAPDLHRPFVDELTRPNPDDPTGKSTMRRVEDVLDVWFDSGSMPYAQVHYPFDNTDWFEHHHPGDFIVEYIGQTRGWFYTLHILATALFDRPAFQTALSHGIVLGSDGRKMSKSLRNYPDVNEVFDRDGSDAMRWFLMASPILRGGNLVVTEDGIRDAVRQVLLPLWSTYYFFTLYANSVKGADGDRGRLARPLDPERVAGLGAMDRYLLARTRDLAVTVTEQLDGYDIAGACETVRQYLDALTNWYVRTQRDRFWEEDADAFDTLWTALEVLCRVMAPLAPLTTEEVWRGLTGGRSVHLADWPSLGTPRGASAGGAEDAVLVADDALVAAVESARAVVSQTLALRKANGLRVRQPLKSLVVAVPDPDGVAPFAELLASELNLKSVELVAFSPEVAASYGITERLAVNARAAGPRLGKGVQAVIKASKAGDWTKTAGDDGIAHVVVRTADGDVELLASEYELATVVGEDAGADVAAAVLAGGGFVVLDLALDDDLRAEGYARDVIRDVQEARKAAGLHVTDRIALTLAVPGEWVEAVRGHEALVAAETLADSVAVSAATGPDRTVSVRKSA; the protein is encoded by the coding sequence ATGGCTGACTCAGCCCGCTATCCCTTGCACCGCGGCGACGACAACGTCGCCGCGTCCCCGGACCTGCCCGCGCTCGAGCGCGAGGTCCTCGACCACTGGGAGGTCGACGGGACCTTCCAGGCCTCCATCGACCAGCGCGACGCGGGCGAGAACGGCGAGAACGAGTTCGTCTTCTACGACGGCCCGCCCTTCGCCAACGGCCTGCCCCACTACGGCCACCTGCTGACCGGTTACGCGAAGGACGTCGTGCCGCGCTACCAGACGATGCGCGGCAAGCGCGTCGAGCGGCGCTTCGGCTGGGACACGCACGGCCTGCCGGCCGAGCTGGAGGCGATGAGCCAGCTCGGCATCAAGACCAAGGACGAGATCGTCGAGCTCGGCATCGACAAGTTCAACGAGGCCTGCCGCAGCTCCGTCATGAAGTACACCGACGAGTGGCGCGCCTACGTCACGCGCCAGGCGCGCTGGGTCGACTTCGAGCACGACTACAAGACGCTCGACCCGACCTTCATGGAGTCGGTGATCTGGGCGTTCAAGTCGCTGTACGACAAGGGCCTGATCTACGAGGACTTCCGCGTCCTGCCCTACTGCTGGAACGACCAGACGCCGCTGAGCAACCACGAGCTGCGCATGGACGACGACGTCTACCAGAACCGCCAGGACCCGGCGGTCACGGTGGGCTTCGACGTCACCACCGTGCCGGACGCCGCGGCGTCGGCGGGGGTGCGGCCGGGTGACAAGCTGCTGATCTGGACCACGACGCCGTGGACCCTGCCGTCCAACCTGCTGGTCATGGTGGGTCCGGACATCGACTACGTCGTGGTGGAGTCGGCGGGCACCCGCTCCGTCGTCGCCGAGGCACGGCTGGCCGCGTACGCCCGCGAGCTGGTCGAGGAAGGCGCGGAGGAAGCGCGTGTCGTCGCCCGCCTCACCGGTCGCGACCTGCTCGGCGTCGCCTACACCCCGCCGTTCTCCTACTACGTGGGCCGTGAGCGCGCGCACCGCGTCGTCGAGGCGGACTTCGTCACCACCACGGACGGTACGGGCCTGGTGCACAGCGCCGGCGCGTTCGGCGAGGACGACAAGATCGTGTGCGACCGGGAGGGCGTGGAGTCCGTCATGCCGGTCGGGGCCGACGGCCGGTTCACCCACCCCGTGGACGAGTACGCCGGCCTGCAGGTGTTCGACGCGAACTCGCCGATCATCGACCACCTGAAGGCCCGCACGCGTGGCGGGGCGGACGACGAGGCCGGTGCGGTCACCGCGGGCACGGTGCTGGTGCGCCGCGAGTCCTACGACCACTCCTACCCGCACTGCTGGCGCTGCCGGCAGCCGCTGATGTACATGGGCGTGTCGTCGTGGTTCGTCGAGGTGACGAAGTTCAAGGACCGCATGGTCGAGCTGAACAAGGACATCACCTGGGTTCCCGAGCACATCCAGGAGGGGCAGTTCGGCAAGTGGCTGTCGAACGCGCGCGACTGGTCGATCACCCGTAACCGGTTCTGGGGCTCGCCCGTGCCGGTGTGGAAGAGCGACGACCCGGCCTACCCGCGGATCGACGTGTACGGCTCGTTCGAGGAGCTGGAGCGTGACTTCGGGCGGCTGCCGCGCGATCCCGCGAACCCCGACGCGCCGGACCTGCACCGCCCGTTCGTCGACGAGCTGACCCGGCCCAACCCCGACGACCCGACCGGGAAGTCGACGATGCGGCGCGTCGAGGACGTGCTGGACGTCTGGTTCGACTCCGGCTCCATGCCGTACGCCCAGGTGCACTACCCGTTCGACAACACCGACTGGTTCGAGCACCACCACCCGGGCGACTTCATCGTGGAGTACATCGGCCAGACCCGCGGCTGGTTCTACACGCTGCACATCCTCGCGACCGCGCTGTTCGACCGCCCGGCGTTCCAGACGGCGCTGTCGCACGGCATCGTGCTCGGATCCGACGGCCGCAAGATGTCCAAGTCGCTGCGCAACTACCCGGACGTCAACGAGGTCTTCGACCGCGACGGGTCGGACGCGATGCGCTGGTTCCTCATGGCCTCGCCGATCCTGCGCGGCGGCAACCTGGTCGTGACGGAGGACGGCATCCGCGACGCGGTACGGCAGGTCCTGCTGCCGCTGTGGAGCACGTACTACTTCTTCACCCTGTACGCCAACAGCGTCAAGGGGGCCGACGGCGACCGGGGCCGGCTGGCCCGCCCCCTCGACCCCGAGCGCGTGGCAGGGCTGGGCGCGATGGACCGCTATCTGCTCGCGCGCACCCGCGACCTGGCTGTCACGGTCACCGAGCAGCTCGACGGGTACGACATCGCGGGTGCGTGCGAGACCGTGCGCCAGTACCTGGACGCGCTGACCAACTGGTACGTCCGCACCCAGCGGGACCGGTTCTGGGAGGAGGACGCCGACGCGTTCGACACCCTCTGGACCGCCCTGGAGGTGCTGTGCCGGGTCATGGCGCCGCTCGCGCCGCTGACCACGGAGGAGGTCTGGCGCGGGCTCACCGGCGGCCGGTCGGTGCACCTGGCGGACTGGCCGTCCCTCGGGACGCCCCGAGGGGCGTCGGCCGGCGGCGCGGAGGACGCGGTCCTGGTGGCCGACGACGCACTGGTGGCCGCCGTCGAGTCGGCGCGCGCCGTCGTGTCGCAGACCCTGGCGCTGCGCAAGGCGAACGGGCTGCGGGTGCGCCAGCCGTTGAAGTCCCTGGTGGTGGCCGTGCCGGACCCGGATGGCGTCGCGCCGTTCGCCGAGCTGCTCGCGTCCGAGCTGAACCTGAAGTCGGTCGAGCTGGTGGCCTTCTCGCCCGAGGTGGCGGCGTCGTACGGGATCACCGAGCGCCTCGCCGTCAACGCCCGGGCCGCCGGGCCGCGCCTCGGGAAGGGCGTGCAGGCCGTCATCAAGGCGTCGAAGGCGGGCGACTGGACGAAGACGGCGGGCGACGACGGCATCGCGCACGTGGTCGTGCGGACCGCCGACGGCGACGTCGAGCTGCTCGCGTCCGAGTACGAGCTGGCGACGGTCGTGGGCGAGGACGCGGGGGCCGACGTCGCGGCCGCGGTCCTGGCCGGCGGCGGGTTCGTGGTGCTCGACCTGGCGCTCGACGACGACCTGCGGGCCGAGGGCTACGCGCGCGACGTGATCCGTGACGTGCAGGAGGCGCGCAAGGCCGCCGGCCTGCACGTGACCGACCGGATCGCCCTCACGCTCGCGGTGCCGGGCGAGTGGGTCGAGGCGGTGCGCGGGCACGAGGCGCTCGTGGCCGCGGAGACGCTGGCGGACTCGGTGGCCGTGTCCGCCGCGACCGGACCGGACCGGACCGTCTCGGTGCGGAAGTCCGCGTAG
- a CDS encoding molybdopterin-dependent oxidoreductase — translation MNSGDRHGALAAVAGVVAAGVGLAVSELLSAVIAPGASTIFAGGAAVVDIVPSWLKDFAVEWFGTADKAVLLGSMGFVLAVGAALAGWLERRRSGIGVALLVLVGLAGAVLAATRPAATPLWAAPSLIGIGVAVPVLRAAVRTLGTGGVTRPAPRAVPGAGEAVPDRRADGESPDAARPGPDTAPDLTVPAAAQDATSSAAPQDAAPPAAPPSGPDRRRFLQITGLAAAGALVALAASQAIGAGGRAVEAVRERFRLPDAARPADPVPSGADLPVDGLAPYVTPNDDFYRIDTALRVPEVDPENWSLRVTGMVEEPFEIGWDELVALPMTEHHVTLACVSNAVGGDLIGNALWLGYPIRELLERARPQAGADMVLSRSVDGFTAGTPLEVLTDPDRMSLLAIGMNGEPLPTRHGFPARLVVPGLYGYVSATKWVTELKVTTFDQDEGYWTPRGWSALGPIKVQSRVDVPRGFANVDAGEVVVAGVAWAQHVGIQGVEVKADDGDWIPAELAESTGVDTWRQWRAVLDLEAGDHTVSVRATNTDGETQTDAKAPPAPDGATGHHTVAFTVV, via the coding sequence ATGAACTCAGGTGACAGGCATGGGGCGCTCGCCGCCGTGGCAGGAGTCGTCGCCGCCGGTGTGGGGCTGGCGGTGTCCGAGCTGCTGTCCGCCGTGATCGCCCCCGGCGCCAGCACGATCTTCGCCGGTGGTGCCGCCGTCGTCGACATCGTGCCGTCATGGCTCAAGGACTTCGCGGTCGAATGGTTCGGGACCGCCGACAAGGCGGTGCTGCTCGGCTCGATGGGCTTCGTCCTCGCGGTGGGCGCTGCCCTCGCAGGCTGGCTCGAGCGCCGCCGGTCCGGCATCGGCGTCGCACTCCTGGTCCTGGTGGGCCTGGCGGGCGCGGTCCTCGCCGCCACACGGCCGGCCGCCACGCCGCTGTGGGCCGCGCCGAGCCTGATCGGCATCGGCGTGGCCGTACCGGTGCTGCGGGCCGCCGTGCGCACGCTGGGGACCGGCGGGGTCACCCGCCCCGCGCCCCGCGCCGTGCCCGGCGCCGGGGAAGCCGTCCCGGACAGGCGTGCCGACGGCGAAAGTCCCGACGCTGCCCGCCCCGGCCCGGACACCGCGCCGGACCTCACCGTGCCCGCCGCAGCGCAGGACGCCACCTCGTCCGCCGCGCCGCAGGACGCCGCCCCGCCCGCCGCGCCGCCGTCGGGCCCCGACCGCCGCCGCTTCCTCCAGATCACCGGTCTTGCCGCGGCGGGTGCGCTGGTGGCGCTCGCGGCGTCGCAGGCGATCGGTGCCGGCGGGCGTGCCGTGGAGGCGGTGCGTGAGCGCTTCCGGCTCCCGGACGCGGCGCGACCCGCGGATCCGGTCCCGTCGGGTGCGGACCTTCCGGTGGACGGCCTGGCCCCGTACGTGACGCCGAACGACGACTTCTACCGCATCGACACCGCCCTGCGAGTCCCGGAGGTGGACCCCGAGAACTGGTCGCTGCGCGTGACCGGGATGGTCGAGGAGCCGTTCGAGATCGGCTGGGACGAACTGGTCGCCCTGCCGATGACCGAGCACCACGTGACCCTCGCCTGCGTGTCGAACGCCGTGGGCGGCGACCTCATCGGCAATGCTCTCTGGCTCGGCTACCCGATCCGGGAGCTGCTGGAGCGGGCCCGGCCGCAGGCGGGCGCCGACATGGTGCTGTCGCGGTCCGTGGACGGCTTCACCGCCGGCACGCCGCTGGAGGTGCTCACCGACCCGGACCGGATGTCCCTCCTGGCCATCGGTATGAACGGCGAGCCCTTGCCGACGCGGCACGGGTTCCCGGCGCGGCTGGTCGTGCCGGGCCTGTACGGGTACGTGTCGGCGACCAAGTGGGTGACCGAGCTCAAGGTCACCACGTTCGACCAGGACGAGGGCTACTGGACGCCGCGCGGCTGGTCCGCGCTGGGGCCCATCAAGGTGCAGTCCCGCGTCGACGTCCCGCGCGGCTTCGCGAACGTCGACGCCGGCGAGGTGGTGGTGGCCGGGGTGGCGTGGGCGCAGCACGTCGGCATCCAGGGCGTCGAGGTCAAGGCCGACGACGGCGACTGGATCCCCGCCGAACTGGCCGAGTCCACCGGGGTCGACACCTGGCGCCAGTGGCGTGCGGTGCTGGACCTCGAGGCGGGGGACCACACGGTGTCGGTCCGTGCCACCAACACCGACGGCGAGACGCAGACGGACGCGAAGGCGCCCCCGGCCCCGGACGGCGCCACGGGACACCACACCGTCGCCTTCACCGTGGTGTAG
- a CDS encoding SDR family oxidoreductase, which produces MSTTGRRALVTGASSGIGAATVRRLTADGWRVVAAARRRERLEALAAETGAEPYALDVTDDDAVAGLAEHLAATGGLDAVINNAGGALGLDKVEDGDVDGWRWMYEVNVLGTLRVTKATLPLLREAGAARGVADVVNLTSTAALGAYEGGAGYTAAKHGEHMLSQTLRWEIAGEPVRVIEIAPGAVATEEFSLVRFDGDAEKAARVYAGYTPLTAEDVADTVAWTVSRPDHVNIDQVTIRPRAQAHNSKIVRDAGV; this is translated from the coding sequence ATGAGCACCACTGGACGTAGAGCACTGGTCACCGGGGCGTCGTCGGGGATCGGCGCCGCCACCGTGCGTCGCCTCACGGCCGACGGCTGGAGGGTGGTCGCCGCCGCCCGGCGCAGGGAGCGGCTCGAGGCGCTCGCCGCCGAGACCGGCGCGGAGCCGTACGCCCTGGACGTGACCGACGACGACGCCGTGGCCGGGCTCGCCGAGCACCTGGCGGCGACCGGCGGGCTGGACGCCGTCATCAACAACGCCGGTGGCGCGCTCGGCCTCGACAAGGTCGAGGACGGCGACGTCGACGGATGGCGCTGGATGTACGAGGTGAACGTGCTCGGCACCCTGCGGGTCACCAAGGCGACGCTGCCGCTGCTGCGGGAGGCGGGTGCGGCGCGCGGTGTGGCCGACGTCGTGAACCTGACCTCCACCGCAGCGCTCGGCGCCTACGAGGGCGGCGCCGGCTACACGGCGGCCAAGCACGGTGAGCACATGCTGTCCCAGACGCTGCGCTGGGAGATCGCCGGCGAGCCGGTGCGCGTCATCGAGATCGCACCCGGGGCGGTCGCCACCGAGGAGTTCTCCCTGGTGCGCTTCGACGGCGACGCCGAGAAGGCCGCGCGGGTCTACGCGGGCTACACCCCGCTGACCGCCGAGGACGTGGCCGACACCGTCGCCTGGACCGTCTCCCGCCCGGACCACGTGAACATCGACCAGGTCACGATCCGCCCGCGCGCGCAGGCCCACAACAGCAAGATCGTGCGCGACGCCGGAGTGTGA